TTCTACTCCTCCGAATGCGCGGTCGAATTCTGCGGCCACGCCACCATCGCCGTCATGTACGACCTCATCAGCGGCAGCGAAGCGCTCCGCCGCCAAAAGGAACTATATCTCCGCGTTGGCGACGACCGGCTGGCCGTCCTCAACCGCATTCCCGAGGAAAACGCCGTCTACATCACCGCCCCGCCGCCCCGTCCCCTTCCCTGCGCGCTTGCGGCCGAGACCATAGCCCACGCCCTGGCGGCGGCTGCCGCCGCCGTCGACACCGCCTTGCCGGTGCGGCTCATCAATGCCGGCCTCCGCACCCTCATCCTGCCGCTCGCCTCCCTGGACGCCTGCCTCGCCCTCAGGCCCCCGCAGGAAGAGCTCCGCCTTTTCTGCGAACAAAACGGCATCGACATCATCCTCGCCTTCGCCCGCGAGACAGCCCTGCCCGCAGCCCACTTCCGCACCCGCGTCTTCGCCCCCAAATACGGCTACCTCGAAGACCCGGCCACCGGCTCGGGCAACGCCGCTTTCGGCCACTACCTCCACGACCGGGAGCTGTGGCGGCCGGACGGCGTCACCATCGAGCAAGGCCCATCCCGCGACAACCCCAACATCGTCAAGCTCCGCAGCGCTGGCGACGGCCACGACCGCCGCATCCTCTTCGGCGGCGGCGCCGTGCTGCGCATCAGCGGCCAATACTGCCTCCACGGCTGACCACATTCCCCAGGCCCGCCCCCAAACCGCCCCAAGCCCTCCGGCGTCCCCGCCGGAGGGCTTTCATCATCCGGCGCAGCCAATATCAGGACAAACCTCCTTTTCCTAGCAGGAAGGCATCAAACTGCGGCGAAAATAAACAAAGCGGTTCCATAATCCGGCACAGGCCGGGGACAGTCCGCATCCCGGCGTCGCCCGCCGGGGCGCGCAGGATACGGTCGCCGCCAAAAAGCCACACTATTCCCGCCGGGGCATAAATCGCTGCCGCCCCGCATAGAAAACAACATAACGAGCAGGAGGTATAAAATAATGGCTCTCATCGGCAAAGCCCTCGTCGCCCAGGGAGGCGGCCCCACCGCCGTCATCAACCAGACCCTGGCCGGCATCGTCCTCGAAGCCCGCAAATTCTCCCAGATCACCAAAATATACGGCGCGGTCAACGGCGTCGCCGGCATAGTCCGCGAAGACTTCCTCGACCTCACCCAGGAAACCACCCACAACCTCGAACAGGTCGCCCTCACCCCCTCCTCCGCCCTCCTCTCCACCCGCGACAAGCCTGACAGCAAATACTGCCACGATATCTTCAAAGTCCTCAAAGCCCACGACATCCGCTACTTCTTCTACATCGGCGGCAACGACTCCGCCGACACCGTCCGCATCGTCAACGACGAAGCCGAAGCCTCCGGCTACGAAATGCGGGCCATCCACGTCCCCAAAACCATCGACAACGACCTCATGGGCAACGACCACACCCCCGGCTTCGGCTCGGCGGCGCGCTTCATCGCCCAGGCCTTCATGGGCATCAACCTCGACGTCCGCGCCCTGCCGGGCGTCTACCTCGGCATCGTCATGGGCCGGCACGCCGGCTTCCTCGCTGCCTCCTCCGCCATCGCCCAGAAATACCCCGAAGACGGCCCCCACCTCATCTACCTGCCTGAGCGCACCTTCGACGTCGACGAATTCCTCGCCTCCGTCAAGAAAACCTACGACCAGCACCGCAAGTGCGTCGTCGCCCTCTCCGAAGGCATCTGCGACCGCTCCGGCGACCCCATCGTCGTCTCGCTGCGCAAAGACACCGAAGTCGACGCCCACGGCAACGTCTCCCTTTCCGGCAGCTGGGTCATCGGCGACCTCCTCAGCTCGCTGATCAAAGAGAAACTCGGCATTTCCCGCGTCCGCAGCGACACCTTCGGCTACCTCCAGCGCTCCTTCCTCGGCTGCGTCTCCGACGTCGACCAGCACGAAGCCCGCGAGGCCGGCGAACGCGCGGTCCAGATGGCCGTCTGGAACAACGTCGACGGCTCCATCGCCATCGTCCGGACCGGCTACTACTCGGTCGACTACCGTCTCCAGCCCCTCGCCGACGTCGCCGGCAAAACCCGCGTCATGCCCGACGAATTCATCAACGCCGACGGCAACCACATCACCGACGCCTTCAAATTCTACGTCCGGCCCCTCATGGGCTCCGGCCTGCCCTCGCCCTCCCAGCTCCGCGCGCCGCGCGTCCCCAAACTGCTTGAGCGCGAATAAGAAAGCGGCCGTTAATAGACCCCATCTGCGGCGTTGCTCCTCAAAGCGCTTGCTTGCGTACGTCTCGAAGTACGCTTACGATGCTGCTAAACGTGCCAGTACAAACCAATCTGACAAACTTGGTCGCAGAGGAAACGGTGCCGCGCTTTTCCGGTGCGCCTTGCATCTGGGGCCTCTGAACGGCCGCCGACAAACTCCATCAAGACCTAGACACGAAAGGCCTCCGGGATCATCATCCCGGAGGCCTTTATATATGCCCGTTGCCCGCTCCTGTGGCTCAGCCCTCGATAAAATACAGCTTCGAAGGGCGGCCGGTACCGCCGTACAACAGCGAATACTTGATCTTTTTCGTCTCCACGAGATACTCCAGATAGCGCCAAACGGTAATCTTCGACATTGCCATCACCATTGCAATCTCCTGGCAAGTCATCGGCTTCTTCTCCCGCAGGAGAATCGTCAGCAACTGCTCCAAAGTCAGCTGGTGCACTCCCTTGGGCAAATCCTCCGGGAGCGGCTCCTTCTCTTCTTCGGTGCCCGGCGGGGCGGTCCTCGAGGCGATCCTGTCGAGATCGTCCTGGCGGATCTCCTCTTTCTTATGGAACACCTTGCGCATCCTGGCGTAATTCTTCAGAGCGGCCTTAAGACGGTCAAGATCGAAAGGCTTAATTATATAATCTATTGCCCCGAATCGCAGTGTAGCGGAAATCGTCTGCACATCCTTTGCGGCGGTGACAAGGATGACATCGGTCGCCAGCTCCCGGCGGCGGACATGCTTGAGAATATTCAGTCCATTGCCGGCCGGCAGATAAATATCCAGAAGAATCAGATCGGGCGACAACCTGGCGATGCTATTGAGCGCATCACCCTCCGAAGCGCTTATTCCCGCCACCTTAAACCCGCTCATCCGCTCGATAACCCGCCGAAGGATATCCGATACCATCGGGTCGTCTTCCACAATCAGCACCGAAAAAGGCATCTTGTCACCCCGCAATAGCATCAACGTAGCATCAACATCTATTCCTGCGCATCGGCCGACCCGAGCGGTATCCTGACCGATACCGCCGTTCCCGAGCCATCGCTTTTCACATCGATCGAACCGGACGCAAGCTCCACCCTGGCCTTGACATTCGCCAACCCGTACCCGCGCCCCAGCTCCTTGGTCGAAAAACCTTTCTCGAAAATCTGGGTGAGCAAATGACCCGGAATCCCGCGGCCGTTATCGAAAACCCTGATAAAAATCCCGTCGCCGTCCTGCGCTATCAGTACGCCCACCCTCCTTCTCCCCGGAGGAAGATCCTGCACGGCGTCCATCGCGTTCTCGATCAGGTTGCCCAGCACGATAATCAGCGCGTTCTCGTCGAAATAAGGCGGCAGGACGGAAAGCCTGCTGTTCGGGTCGATCGACAACGCAATCCCTCGCTCCTGCGCTTCGGCCGACTTGCCCTCCAGCAGCCCTGCGGCCGCCGGATTGGCGATATTCTTCAGCAAAAACTCGATAAACGATTGCTCCTTTGCCGTCAGCCCGGTGATATACTTGCGGGCCTCCGTGTAAGAACCGAGCTGGATAAGGCCCGAAACCGCCTGCAGCTTGTTCATGAACTCGTGGCTTCGCGCCCGCAGCGAATCGACAAGCTGCCTCGTTCCCGTCAGCTCCTCGGCCAGTTTATTGATCTCGGTCATATCGCGAAAAGTCGAAATCGCGCCCACCGGACTGTTGCCGACCATGAGCGGGATACGGTTCACAAGCACCACGTGGCCGTTGAGGAGCATCGGCTCATCCAGCTCGGCCGTCTTATTCGCCATCACGATCGGCAGCCTGGTATTGGGGATCACCTTTTCCACATCGTTGCCGAGGATATTCTCCTCCGGCGCCAGTATTCTGCGGGCGGCGCTGTTGGCCACCGTTACCTTGCAGTCGGCGTCGATTGCGATGATGCCCTCCCGTACGGACTCCAGCATCGTCTCCCGTTCCTTGAGCTGTGTAGCGATTTCCGCCGGCTCCATACCGAACAGCGTCTTCTTGATATTGCCTGCCAGCAGAAAAGAAAACAGCGCGACCGAAACGAGACTGACCGGGATGATGATATACAGAATACGGAAAACGCCCCAGATAATATTGGCGATATCGGGCTCCCAGAAGCCGACCGCCACCGCGCCCAGTTGATTGCCGGTATAATCGAACACCGGGGCGAAAGCGCGGATCGACGGACCGGAAATGCCGATCGCCTTCGAAATATACGACCGGCCCTCGCGCAGCGCCGGCAGCTCGTCGTTGCCGGTAAAAGGCTTGCCGATCAGTTCGGGATTCGGATGAGTATAGCGGATGCCGTCTTTGTCAAGAAACACGACAAAGGCGGCGTTCGTTTTTCTTTCGACCTCATCCGCTATTCCCCCCAGATTCTTCGGCGGGTCGGCGGTCAGATACGACTGGACGACATCCACCCGCGCCGCGGCCAGGTTTGCGACGCTCCGCGCCTGGATGGCAATTTGCTTCTCGGTATTATCGACAAGCGACAGATAAAACAGCGAAATAATGATTATCAACACTATCATGCCGCTGAGCACATTAAGTAAAAAAACCTTTTTCTGCAGGGAAGATTCGGAGAAATTTATAATAGCGCCCCCCTTAGACGGGCTTTCTTCGTCATCCAAAATTTTAACATGGATGCAGCGAAATAAAAACACTAAACAGTCGTTAAATAAATGAAATAAACAAAAAATAAAAGCAATTAAGACAATTATCAGTGCCATTTAAGCAATAAAATAGGCCTCTCCTTAACGCCCGGCGAAATCACAGGCGGAGAAACGGAATCCAGAGCCACGCCCAAAAACGAAAGGAGAACAGCCTATGATCATTGACAAGGAAACCTGTATCGGTTGTCAGCTGTGCCAGCCCTACTGTCCGATGGGGTGCATCTCTTACCGGGAAAGCGAAGAAAAATGCGCCATCGATCTCGATGAATGCGTCGAATGCGGTATTTGCCAAAGGCCGAAAGTATGCCCGACCGGCGCCCTCCAGCAACAGGAACTCGACGAAATGCGCAACCTCCGCCGGACCTTCTCCAACCCGCTCGTTCCCCACAAGACGACCTCCGTCCCGGGACGCGGCACCGAAGAAATGAAAACAAACGACGTCACCGGCCGTTTCAAGCGTGGGCACGCCGGAGTCGCCGTCGAACTCGGCAGGCCTGGTACCGGCACCAGATTCTGCGACGTCGAAAAAGTCGCCATGGCCGTTGCCCCCATCGGCGTAGTCTTTGAGCCGCAAAACCCCGTCACCGCGCTGATGGTCGACACCGCCACCGGCAAAATGCAGGACGGGATACGCGACGAAAAAGTGCTGTCCGCCATCGTCGAATTCGACGTCGTCATCGAGAAACTGGAGGCTGCCCTCACCGCCATCAAAAACGTCGCCCCCCAGCTCGATACAGTATTCAGCCTCGATCTTGCCAGCCGCATGTCGGCAGACAACACCGTTCCCACCGCGGACATCGCCCGTAAAGTGGGCTTTGTACCGTCGTACAACGGAAAAACAAATGTCGGTCTCGGCAGACCGCTGGCTAAGGGGGTTTAAAGCAATGACGCATTCACTGCACCGTCATGGCACATTAGACAATCTGCAGGAAGATTACGTCGTATTCGCGATCGCCGCCCAGACCGTGAACGCCAAAGGCAAGGCGCCCGTCTTCGGCGAGTTCTACAAAATAGTCAACAAATATAGCCCGGTATTAAGCGGCGACATGAAAACCGGCAACAGCCTGGCCGTGGGCCTAGAGGCCATTGCCGCCGGCCATCAGGACAACTCCATCGTTCACGCCGTCTACACCGATAAAAATGTTGTCGCCCAAGTACTCAACGAACTGAGGGAAGCCGACCTGGGCCTGTCCATCGTCGTCTCCGGCCTCCTTGACCATGTAGACACCTGTTGCAACAAAGCCGGCATCCAGCGGCATACCATCGAGCACTCGCTCGGCATCCACGGCAACACCAAACGCTTGCCGAAAGACCAAGTGCTCGAGATAAGCACCATGTGCGGCCACGGCATGGTTGCCTTCAACCTCATCAATCACATGGCCGATGAAATCAAGGCCGGCAGGAAAACCCCCGGTCAGGCGGCCGACGAACTGGCCGCCCAGTGCCACTGCGGCATAGTCAATCCCGTCAGAGCGGCCGCGCTGCTGAAACTGATGGCTCAATGACAGGCAAAAAGACTGGAGGGATAATGATGACAACCAAAACGAGAGCAAGCCTGATCTGCGTCCTGCTCCTTGTTGCCGCCCTCGCGCTCGGCGGCTGCGGCGGCAGCTCGGCGACCGACGGAAAAGCCAAATATCCCGAACGGCCGGTCGAAGGCATCGTCGGCTGGGGTGCGGGCGGCGGCACCGACGTATTCGCCCGGGCCATTGCAAAACCGGCCGGCGAAATACTCGGCCAGACGATCGCCGTCAAAAACATGCCGGGCTCGTCCGGGGCCATCGCCGGCGACTATGTCACCCAGCAGCCGGCCGACGGCTACACCCTGTGGTTCATGGGCTCCAACTACGCCGTCAACGTCGCCCTGGGACGCACCCCCCACCCGCTCAGCGACTATATCCCCGTAGCCCGTATCCAGCATGACACCGCCATGCTCCAGGTCACCAAAACCAGCAAATTCAAGACCGTCGACGACATCGTCGCCTACGCCAAAGCCAACCCCGGCAAACTCAAAGTCGGCGGCACCGGCGCCGCCAGCTTCGACGAAGTCGTAATCGCCCTCTGGGAAGACGCCGCCGGCATCAAAGTCAACTACGTGCCCTATGAAAACGGCGGACAAATGCAGGCCGCCCTGCTCGGCGGACATCTCGATATCATGTTCGAAGAGCTCGGCCCGGTCGCCGGACGTGTAGCCGACGGCAGCCTCGTTCCCGTACTGGCCTTCAGCGAGAAAAAACTGGAGAAATTCCCCAACCTCCCGGTAGCGCCCGACAAGGGCTGGAACATCACCCTCGGCAACTGGCGCGGCGTAATGGTCAATAAAGGCACCGACCCGGCCATCGTAAAAAAACTCGAAGAAACCTTCACCAAAGCCAAAGACACGCCCTCTTACAAAAAAGTGGAAAAAGACACCTTCCTGGATCTTAGGCCCGGTTACCTGAGCGGCAAAGACTACGGCGCCGCCATCCAGAAGGACATCGACGTCTACAAAAAAGCCCTCACCAAACTCGGCTACATCAAATAACCAACAATCTCCGAAGAGCTGGGGGCACCCCTCCCCTCCCCCCCAGCTCTTCCCTAGTTTCCCGAAAAGGAGGCCACAAAATGTCGGTGTTGCTCACAGAGTCTTTAATCGCCGTAGTTTTCCTCATCTCCTCCTGTATCTTCTATTACCAAACTCTCCTGTTCCCCAAAACGCGGATAAGCGATATCGGCCCCGAATACTGGCCGCAGCTGCTGCTTGCCGGCATGGTCATCCTGTCCGCAGCGCTGCTCGTCGACATCTACCTGCGCCGCAAGGCCCTGGCCGCCGCGGTGGAAGAAAAAAAGCCCTACCCGCTTCGGTTCTGGTATACGCTCGCACTTGCCGTCGTCTACACCGTTATCATGCCCTTTCTCGGCTTTGCGGTCGGCACCCTGCTGTTTTGTATGGCCATCATGTTCGTCCTGGGCGTCAGGACGGCGAAAAACCTGTTGCTGACAGCAACCGGGGCGACAATCCTCTTCGTCGTGCTTTTCCCCAAAATCATGGCTGTTCCCATGCCTAGGGGCATCGGCGTCTTCAGGATGATCAGCCTATTTTTCTATTAGGAGGCATGGGGAATGGACAGCTTTCTGACAGCCCTGCTCCACATCATACAACCCTCGAACCTCATCGCCGTAATCGGCGGCGCCCTGCTTGGCATGCTCAGCGGCGCCACGCCCGGGGTGAGCGGCACGATGATGGTCGTGCTCCTCATCCCGCTCACCTACACCCTCGAGCCCGACACCGCTTTCCTGCTCCTTATCTCCGTCTACTGTTCGGCCGTATTTTCCGGTTCCATCAGCGCCATCCTCTTCCGCACCCCCGGCGCCCCCGAAGCGGTGGCCACCACCCTCGACGGCTACGAAATGACAAAACAGGGCAAACCCCATGAGGCCCTGGGGATATCGGTATACTCTTCCGCGGTGGGGGGACTGCTTGGCGGCGCGGCCCTCATCCTCGTCGCTCCCCAGCTCGCTAAGCTCGCTCTGGCCTTCGGCCCGCCGGAATACTTCGGCATGGCCGTCATGGGCCTCAGCGTAGTGACAACCCTCGGAGCGAAGAATATGGTGAAAGCGCTCCTTGCCGCGCTGCTAGGCCTATTTCTGGCGACCGTCGGCATCGACCCCATGGCGGGCATCCCCCGCTTCACCTTCGGGCTGCCCAGTCTGATGAGCGGCATCGACTTCATCCCCGTGCTCATCGGCCTGTTCGCCATCTCAGAAATGCTCCGCCAGGTCATGGAAGATACCACCATCAAAGTCAAGCTGGGAAAAATCAGAACCTCGCTGCCCAGCTTCGCCATGCAAAAACGGCTTATGCCGACAATATTCGGCGGCTCGGCCCTCGGGACGATCATCGGCATCCTGCCGGGCATCGGCGCTACCACCGCGGCCATGGTCAGCTACAGCGAAGCCGTCCGCTGGTCCAAAACGCCCGAAAAATTCGGCACCGGGCACCCGGAAGGCATCGCGGCGCCCGAATCCTCCAACAACGCCGCCGCCAACGGCGCCATGGTCCCCCTGCTCGCGCTGGGCATACCGGGCAGCGCGACCACGGCCGTAATGTTGGGGGCCTTCGTCCTCCACGGCCTCAAGCCAGGGCCGCTGCTGTTCAGCGAACAGGCCGAATTCATCAACACCATCTTCCTCGGCACGATGATCGCCAACGCGCTCATCCTTCTCGTAGCCCCCTTCTTCATCAGAGGCTTTGCCAACATTATCCGCATCCCCTACCCCGTACTGGGGCCTGTCATCCTAGTCCTCTGCATCGTCGGCTCGTACGCCATCCGCAACAATATGATGGACGTCTGGCTGACGCTCGGCTTCGGCGTACTCGGCTATCTGCTTGAAAAATACTGTTTCCCCCTCTCCCCCATCATCCTGGGGATCGTCCTCGGCGGGCTCGCCGAGCAGGAATTCCGACGCTCGCTCATCATGTCGCAGGGCGACTACGGCATATTCTTCGCCAGCCCGATTGCCGCCGTGCTGCTCGGCGTATCGTTCCTGTCCTTCATCGCCCCGATTGCGATAAACTTCTACAAAAAGTGGAAAGCGAACGCTGCGTCCCCCGGCGCATAGCGGCAGGAGGAAACCATGCAAACCACCAAAGCTGCCCTGCTGGCCAAGGAATACGCCATCGGCCTCGTCGACAGGCAGCTCGACTGCGGCGACGACGAAGTCATCGTCAAAAACCACCTCATGGGTATCTGCGGCTCGGACAAATCCTTCTATCGCGGCCAGCTGCCGCCCAAGACGGCGGAGTTCCGGCAGGAACCGAAATTCCCTTTCTACCTGGGCCACGAAAGCGGCGGCGAAGTTGTCGAAGTAGGCCGTAAAGTAAGA
The nucleotide sequence above comes from Sporomusaceae bacterium. Encoded proteins:
- a CDS encoding PhzF family phenazine biosynthesis isomerase; amino-acid sequence: MKTFPFKKIDAFTDGRATGNPAGCIYLGADTVITAGEMQQIARELKGFVNEVGYLRPVEGGFALQFYSSECAVEFCGHATIAVMYDLISGSEALRRQKELYLRVGDDRLAVLNRIPEENAVYITAPPPRPLPCALAAETIAHALAAAAAAVDTALPVRLINAGLRTLILPLASLDACLALRPPQEELRLFCEQNGIDIILAFARETALPAAHFRTRVFAPKYGYLEDPATGSGNAAFGHYLHDRELWRPDGVTIEQGPSRDNPNIVKLRSAGDGHDRRILFGGGAVLRISGQYCLHG
- a CDS encoding 6-phosphofructokinase: MALIGKALVAQGGGPTAVINQTLAGIVLEARKFSQITKIYGAVNGVAGIVREDFLDLTQETTHNLEQVALTPSSALLSTRDKPDSKYCHDIFKVLKAHDIRYFFYIGGNDSADTVRIVNDEAEASGYEMRAIHVPKTIDNDLMGNDHTPGFGSAARFIAQAFMGINLDVRALPGVYLGIVMGRHAGFLAASSAIAQKYPEDGPHLIYLPERTFDVDEFLASVKKTYDQHRKCVVALSEGICDRSGDPIVVSLRKDTEVDAHGNVSLSGSWVIGDLLSSLIKEKLGISRVRSDTFGYLQRSFLGCVSDVDQHEAREAGERAVQMAVWNNVDGSIAIVRTGYYSVDYRLQPLADVAGKTRVMPDEFINADGNHITDAFKFYVRPLMGSGLPSPSQLRAPRVPKLLERE
- a CDS encoding response regulator; its protein translation is MLLRGDKMPFSVLIVEDDPMVSDILRRVIERMSGFKVAGISASEGDALNSIARLSPDLILLDIYLPAGNGLNILKHVRRRELATDVILVTAAKDVQTISATLRFGAIDYIIKPFDLDRLKAALKNYARMRKVFHKKEEIRQDDLDRIASRTAPPGTEEEKEPLPEDLPKGVHQLTLEQLLTILLREKKPMTCQEIAMVMAMSKITVWRYLEYLVETKKIKYSLLYGGTGRPSKLYFIEG
- a CDS encoding sensor histidine kinase; this translates as MIVLIIIISLFYLSLVDNTEKQIAIQARSVANLAAARVDVVQSYLTADPPKNLGGIADEVERKTNAAFVVFLDKDGIRYTHPNPELIGKPFTGNDELPALREGRSYISKAIGISGPSIRAFAPVFDYTGNQLGAVAVGFWEPDIANIIWGVFRILYIIIPVSLVSVALFSFLLAGNIKKTLFGMEPAEIATQLKERETMLESVREGIIAIDADCKVTVANSAARRILAPEENILGNDVEKVIPNTRLPIVMANKTAELDEPMLLNGHVVLVNRIPLMVGNSPVGAISTFRDMTEINKLAEELTGTRQLVDSLRARSHEFMNKLQAVSGLIQLGSYTEARKYITGLTAKEQSFIEFLLKNIANPAAAGLLEGKSAEAQERGIALSIDPNSRLSVLPPYFDENALIIVLGNLIENAMDAVQDLPPGRRRVGVLIAQDGDGIFIRVFDNGRGIPGHLLTQIFEKGFSTKELGRGYGLANVKARVELASGSIDVKSDGSGTAVSVRIPLGSADAQE
- a CDS encoding 4Fe-4S binding protein — encoded protein: MIIDKETCIGCQLCQPYCPMGCISYRESEEKCAIDLDECVECGICQRPKVCPTGALQQQELDEMRNLRRTFSNPLVPHKTTSVPGRGTEEMKTNDVTGRFKRGHAGVAVELGRPGTGTRFCDVEKVAMAVAPIGVVFEPQNPVTALMVDTATGKMQDGIRDEKVLSAIVEFDVVIEKLEAALTAIKNVAPQLDTVFSLDLASRMSADNTVPTADIARKVGFVPSYNGKTNVGLGRPLAKGV
- a CDS encoding tripartite tricarboxylate transporter substrate binding protein codes for the protein MTTKTRASLICVLLLVAALALGGCGGSSATDGKAKYPERPVEGIVGWGAGGGTDVFARAIAKPAGEILGQTIAVKNMPGSSGAIAGDYVTQQPADGYTLWFMGSNYAVNVALGRTPHPLSDYIPVARIQHDTAMLQVTKTSKFKTVDDIVAYAKANPGKLKVGGTGAASFDEVVIALWEDAAGIKVNYVPYENGGQMQAALLGGHLDIMFEELGPVAGRVADGSLVPVLAFSEKKLEKFPNLPVAPDKGWNITLGNWRGVMVNKGTDPAIVKKLEETFTKAKDTPSYKKVEKDTFLDLRPGYLSGKDYGAAIQKDIDVYKKALTKLGYIK
- a CDS encoding tripartite tricarboxylate transporter TctB family protein, with the protein product MSVLLTESLIAVVFLISSCIFYYQTLLFPKTRISDIGPEYWPQLLLAGMVILSAALLVDIYLRRKALAAAVEEKKPYPLRFWYTLALAVVYTVIMPFLGFAVGTLLFCMAIMFVLGVRTAKNLLLTATGATILFVVLFPKIMAVPMPRGIGVFRMISLFFY
- a CDS encoding tripartite tricarboxylate transporter permease; amino-acid sequence: MDSFLTALLHIIQPSNLIAVIGGALLGMLSGATPGVSGTMMVVLLIPLTYTLEPDTAFLLLISVYCSAVFSGSISAILFRTPGAPEAVATTLDGYEMTKQGKPHEALGISVYSSAVGGLLGGAALILVAPQLAKLALAFGPPEYFGMAVMGLSVVTTLGAKNMVKALLAALLGLFLATVGIDPMAGIPRFTFGLPSLMSGIDFIPVLIGLFAISEMLRQVMEDTTIKVKLGKIRTSLPSFAMQKRLMPTIFGGSALGTIIGILPGIGATTAAMVSYSEAVRWSKTPEKFGTGHPEGIAAPESSNNAAANGAMVPLLALGIPGSATTAVMLGAFVLHGLKPGPLLFSEQAEFINTIFLGTMIANALILLVAPFFIRGFANIIRIPYPVLGPVILVLCIVGSYAIRNNMMDVWLTLGFGVLGYLLEKYCFPLSPIILGIVLGGLAEQEFRRSLIMSQGDYGIFFASPIAAVLLGVSFLSFIAPIAINFYKKWKANAASPGA